The following proteins are co-located in the Desulfovibrio intestinalis genome:
- a CDS encoding symporter, protein MNPCDLIMVLSSLASMAAGVFLPQLAAPLSAMPRLILIFMLFMSFLAVGAEELRKETRAMAAPLCLLTFYRLALLPILCLAVFRLIMPQFALGAFLLGAAPVGVMAAVFSLMLGANTALILVANIATSLLLPLSLPAMLSLTDSALRLLGLAPLNLPPHLELGHMGLSLAVTILLPFVAAHFTRMYWNRLRCSLLRHQFPLLTVAIAVSNISIFSNYGGLLRQSPSFILQALGAACLLCVLMTLAALPITRHMTRQTRLAFLISFGVINNVLLMIVCMEFFSATEALMAAAYLAPLYVLLFYYRLCTRDPART, encoded by the coding sequence ATGAATCCTTGCGACCTCATAATGGTACTTTCTTCACTGGCTTCAATGGCGGCAGGCGTTTTTTTGCCGCAGTTGGCCGCTCCGCTGTCAGCCATGCCGCGGCTTATTCTCATCTTTATGCTGTTCATGAGCTTTCTGGCTGTGGGCGCTGAAGAATTGCGAAAAGAAACCCGCGCTATGGCAGCGCCGCTGTGCCTGTTGACGTTTTACCGCCTCGCGCTGCTGCCAATACTTTGCCTGGCTGTTTTTCGCCTTATCATGCCCCAGTTCGCCTTGGGGGCGTTTTTGCTGGGCGCGGCCCCGGTGGGTGTAATGGCCGCAGTTTTTTCTCTTATGCTTGGAGCCAATACGGCGCTTATTCTTGTGGCAAACATCGCCACATCCCTTCTGCTTCCCCTGAGCCTGCCCGCCATGCTTTCCCTCACCGACAGTGCACTACGGCTACTTGGGCTCGCTCCTCTGAATTTGCCCCCGCATCTGGAACTGGGACATATGGGCCTTTCGCTTGCCGTAACCATTCTGCTGCCCTTTGTCGCCGCCCACTTCACCCGCATGTACTGGAACAGATTGCGCTGTTCTTTGCTGCGCCACCAGTTTCCTTTGCTGACCGTCGCCATAGCAGTTTCAAACATCTCTATTTTCAGCAATTATGGGGGATTACTGCGGCAATCGCCATCGTTCATTCTTCAGGCGCTGGGCGCGGCCTGCCTGCTGTGTGTGCTCATGACGCTGGCGGCGCTGCCCATCACCCGCCACATGACGCGACAAACACGCCTTGCCTTTCTGATCTCTTTTGGCGTCATCAACAATGTGCTGCTCATGATCGTGTGTATGGAATTCTTTAGCGCGACAGAAGCGCTGATGGCTGCCGCCTATCTGGCCCCTCTCTATGTGCTGCTGTTCTACTACCGCCTGTGCACCCGAGATCCCGCGCGC
- a CDS encoding AMIN domain-containing protein produces MNKVILSLLLAVCVLGMALIMLNEKLRKPEQAPITQATLSQGADAGADSPAVPDMELPPLGDTGQAAKTGGPAEQPYLPPLPVESGHSPAPLDRAPQLESNTLRSADAASVHAPLPEPVKHKPEPVSAADKATSASKPEATSPAKPAAPVAPAVPAAPAAPEKTKAPEKTAQDKPSNTEKAAKAAPQKQEITRFVVFARDKGATIRLVGTAPLNYKNMTLNSPERLVLDLEGKWQVKAPGVPKNPLVTNIRLGKMDDKTRVVIDLSGKPAHVRYVLSKDKLSLDIRVDQ; encoded by the coding sequence ATGAATAAAGTGATACTAAGTCTTCTTCTGGCAGTCTGCGTGTTGGGCATGGCCCTCATTATGCTTAATGAAAAACTGCGTAAGCCAGAGCAAGCGCCCATTACACAGGCAACTCTGAGCCAGGGTGCTGACGCCGGTGCAGACAGCCCGGCAGTTCCTGATATGGAATTGCCGCCTCTTGGCGATACCGGGCAGGCTGCAAAAACCGGCGGCCCTGCCGAGCAGCCTTACCTTCCGCCTCTGCCAGTGGAATCTGGACATAGCCCTGCCCCGCTTGACCGGGCTCCTCAGTTGGAAAGCAATACCCTGCGCAGCGCTGACGCGGCTTCTGTTCATGCTCCGCTGCCCGAACCGGTAAAGCATAAGCCTGAGCCTGTCAGTGCGGCTGACAAGGCCACCAGCGCTTCCAAGCCCGAAGCGACCAGCCCCGCCAAGCCTGCTGCTCCTGTTGCGCCCGCCGTGCCTGCAGCCCCTGCGGCCCCGGAAAAAACCAAAGCACCAGAAAAAACCGCGCAGGACAAGCCCAGCAATACGGAAAAGGCGGCCAAGGCAGCGCCACAAAAACAGGAAATCACACGTTTTGTAGTTTTTGCCCGTGACAAGGGCGCTACCATTCGGCTTGTGGGCACAGCCCCCCTCAACTACAAAAACATGACCCTCAACAGCCCCGAAAGGCTGGTGCTGGATCTGGAAGGCAAGTGGCAGGTCAAAGCGCCTGGCGTGCCCAAAAATCCTTTGGTCACCAACATTCGCTTGGGTAAGATGGACGACAAGACCAGGGTTGTCATTGACCTTTCGGGCAAGCCTGCGCATGTTCGCTACGTTCTTTCCAAAGATAAGCTTTCGCTGGACATTCGGGTAGATCAGTAG
- a CDS encoding tetratricopeptide repeat protein: MYISAMRRSKFSGVYSFSTDWTENRRKNHYFVWELPDGAFAVQELNKAFQPLAEPERISARSFAKNFRAEPEILAMPVTTPDLSHFENKEKAASSTDAVQQAVSTGAELSGISPSLSQNSAASAARPNAVAAAAQGATQAAPQAAAQALGQSAAKVPTQIQPRGAMASARDAGKSATTGANAGQRAATPGKDAASFSQPGDPATAVAAKHGAQRLQATPKTSSQQLRMVVAGEDQGPAFQKMPAPPSKGAPAVSSALSQGTSRAGNKISLAELDRDAKLPLPGSSPAPASSPMSLEAMRKAKMTESRLRETFRQTLLRLRRPRERQAALSALEQLAGSTEDICTMHKHMFRDFGVRLRQSSQPALALLFSRKVVELAPDDDHAHFNLARILCLLGQFDEAAAHIRAAMTMGGEEPTYFRMLVHIRKEKMQNQGQSSSRGR, encoded by the coding sequence ATGTACATTTCAGCCATGCGTCGCTCAAAATTTTCAGGCGTGTACTCTTTTTCCACCGACTGGACGGAAAATCGCCGCAAAAACCACTACTTCGTATGGGAACTTCCCGACGGAGCTTTTGCAGTACAGGAACTCAACAAAGCGTTCCAACCGTTAGCCGAACCAGAAAGAATCAGCGCCAGATCATTTGCCAAAAACTTCAGGGCAGAACCAGAAATACTGGCAATGCCCGTCACTACGCCGGATCTTTCGCACTTCGAAAATAAAGAGAAGGCCGCCAGCAGTACAGATGCTGTACAACAGGCGGTATCTACTGGTGCGGAATTGTCTGGCATTTCCCCGTCGCTCTCGCAAAATTCAGCTGCCAGTGCTGCCCGGCCCAATGCCGTAGCTGCCGCAGCCCAAGGCGCGACACAGGCAGCCCCGCAAGCCGCCGCCCAAGCACTTGGGCAAAGTGCAGCAAAGGTACCCACGCAGATTCAGCCGCGCGGCGCTATGGCCTCTGCCCGTGATGCGGGCAAATCCGCCACCACAGGTGCAAATGCCGGGCAGCGCGCCGCCACGCCGGGCAAAGACGCAGCTTCTTTCAGCCAGCCCGGCGACCCTGCCACTGCCGTTGCGGCAAAGCACGGTGCGCAGCGTTTGCAGGCAACCCCAAAAACGTCTTCCCAGCAACTCCGGATGGTTGTTGCAGGCGAAGACCAGGGCCCGGCCTTTCAAAAAATGCCTGCGCCCCCGTCCAAGGGAGCGCCTGCTGTCTCCAGCGCTTTGAGCCAAGGGACCAGCCGAGCAGGAAATAAGATTTCCCTGGCTGAACTAGACAGGGACGCGAAGTTGCCGTTACCGGGCTCAAGCCCTGCGCCAGCGAGCAGCCCAATGAGCCTGGAGGCCATGCGCAAGGCCAAAATGACGGAATCGCGATTGCGCGAAACATTCCGCCAGACCTTGCTGCGGCTCAGACGCCCACGCGAGCGCCAGGCCGCCTTGAGCGCCCTTGAGCAGCTGGCCGGGTCTACAGAAGACATCTGCACAATGCATAAGCATATGTTCAGGGATTTCGGCGTCAGGCTGCGCCAGAGTTCGCAACCGGCTCTGGCCCTTTTGTTCAGCCGCAAGGTTGTGGAACTTGCGCCGGACGATGACCACGCCCACTTCAATCTTGCCCGTATTCTCTGTTTGCTCGGCCAGTTTGATGAGGCCGCCGCTCACATTCGGGCAGCAATGACTATGGGCGGTGAAGAACCCACATATTTTCGAATGCTGGTACACATCCGCAAAGAAAAGATGCAAAACCAGGGACAATCCAGTTCCCGTGGCCGCTGA
- a CDS encoding hydrogenase maturation nickel metallochaperone HypA, which yields MSIAQSLLKMSEEEISRQGCTRLEVVNVKYGALAGIVPESLQFCFETMIQGTPHEGARLELEELPLQLHCPFCGADFGGEGQDALIQPCPGCGEQFGHVVKQGRELYLNRLEAS from the coding sequence ATGTCCATTGCACAAAGTTTGCTGAAGATGTCGGAAGAGGAAATCTCCCGTCAGGGCTGCACACGTCTTGAGGTTGTAAACGTCAAGTATGGCGCACTTGCCGGAATAGTGCCCGAGTCTCTTCAGTTCTGCTTTGAAACGATGATTCAGGGCACACCTCACGAGGGCGCGCGCCTTGAACTGGAAGAGCTGCCTTTGCAGTTGCACTGCCCGTTTTGCGGCGCTGATTTTGGCGGCGAAGGGCAGGACGCTCTTATACAGCCCTGTCCCGGTTGCGGCGAGCAATTCGGACATGTGGTAAAACAGGGGCGTGAACTGTATTTGAACCGCCTTGAGGCCAGCTAG
- the hypB gene encoding hydrogenase nickel incorporation protein HypB, which produces MQIPVVRNVLEANEKMAAHVRKRLSENGILTLNLISSPGAGKTTLLERTLTDLAGEFRMAVVEGDLQTDNDARRVAATGAQAVQINTDGGCHLDSNMILTALDSLDLTGVDILFIENVGNLVCPVEFDCGEDAKVALLSVAEGDDKPEKYPLLFNLARSLVLNKVDLLPYVDFDMQRARNFATKLNKDLDIFEVSCRQGQGLEEWYAWLRDKRAAKKEGRPI; this is translated from the coding sequence ATGCAAATTCCCGTGGTTCGCAATGTGTTGGAAGCCAACGAAAAAATGGCGGCTCATGTGCGCAAGCGGTTGTCTGAAAATGGGATTCTGACACTGAATCTCATCAGCTCGCCTGGCGCGGGCAAGACAACCCTGCTCGAACGCACGCTGACCGATCTGGCGGGAGAATTTCGCATGGCCGTGGTTGAAGGCGATCTGCAAACAGATAACGATGCCCGCCGCGTGGCCGCCACTGGCGCTCAGGCTGTGCAAATCAACACCGATGGCGGCTGCCACCTCGACAGCAACATGATTCTGACCGCGCTGGACAGCCTTGATCTCACAGGTGTGGATATTCTGTTTATTGAAAATGTGGGCAATCTTGTGTGCCCTGTGGAATTTGACTGCGGCGAAGACGCCAAGGTTGCTTTGCTGAGCGTGGCTGAAGGCGACGACAAGCCTGAAAAATATCCTCTGCTTTTCAATCTGGCGCGCTCCCTTGTGCTCAACAAGGTGGACCTGCTGCCCTATGTGGACTTTGACATGCAGCGCGCCCGCAATTTTGCCACCAAGCTGAACAAGGATCTTGATATTTTTGAAGTTTCCTGCCGTCAGGGTCAGGGGCTGGAAGAGTGGTACGCTTGGCTGCGCGACAAGCGGGCGGCCAAAAAAGAAGGGCGTCCCATCTAG
- a CDS encoding peptidoglycan glycosyltransferase yields MIISNSSRLGLPLVLACFIFLLWSTASMAAAPQNLSIANNTGEDLLNIHLQKGKVTQFMRLDMPPGGSEEIENPGGTVELRLDTGLALWTFSRVPLAQAASLTFGPQPDTLTLVTGKGDKRQFSARMRSLLPDENSGPVCALDQFRPGMHMKDVCALLDQSPPHDDNDAVLTSLGFAGMVWAARLLPGQAENGKSGIFRSAGPDRLEHMELRRKLDAATLHKLLTTLYAQGYAPWQAEFPGLDMNFVEMPKSDSARHKEILQQVLDYFMASGQGEATVMLAPSAMLPNLADADKPQSDVQLFTLTLRHSSKNLVVDVAAYQASEGGR; encoded by the coding sequence ATGATCATCAGTAATAGTTCGCGGCTTGGCCTGCCTTTGGTCCTCGCCTGCTTCATATTCCTTTTGTGGAGTACAGCCAGCATGGCCGCCGCTCCGCAAAACCTGTCCATTGCCAACAACACGGGTGAAGATCTGCTCAACATTCATCTGCAGAAGGGCAAGGTTACGCAGTTCATGCGTCTTGATATGCCCCCCGGCGGCAGCGAAGAAATTGAGAACCCCGGCGGCACGGTTGAGTTGCGGCTGGATACGGGGCTGGCCCTGTGGACCTTCAGCCGCGTGCCCCTGGCACAGGCTGCAAGCCTGACTTTTGGCCCGCAGCCCGACACCCTGACCCTTGTTACGGGCAAGGGAGACAAACGCCAGTTCAGCGCCCGCATGCGCAGCCTTTTGCCTGATGAAAACAGCGGCCCGGTCTGCGCGCTGGACCAGTTTCGCCCCGGTATGCACATGAAGGATGTTTGCGCCCTGCTGGATCAAAGCCCGCCCCACGACGACAACGACGCCGTGCTTACCAGCCTTGGCTTTGCAGGCATGGTTTGGGCAGCCCGGCTGTTGCCGGGTCAGGCGGAAAACGGCAAATCCGGCATATTCCGGTCGGCTGGCCCTGACCGCCTTGAGCATATGGAGCTGCGCCGCAAGCTGGACGCCGCCACGCTGCACAAGCTGCTGACAACCCTGTACGCGCAGGGCTATGCTCCCTGGCAGGCCGAATTTCCCGGTCTGGATATGAACTTTGTTGAAATGCCCAAGAGCGACAGCGCCAGACACAAAGAAATATTGCAGCAGGTGCTGGACTATTTTATGGCTTCCGGCCAGGGCGAAGCCACTGTCATGCTGGCGCCATCGGCCATGCTGCCCAATCTGGCCGATGCCGACAAGCCGCAAAGCGATGTACAGCTGTTTACGCTGACCCTGCGCCACAGCTCAAAAAATCTGGTGGTGGATGTGGCTGCCTATCAGGCTAGTGAAGGCGGCCGCTAG
- a CDS encoding SPOR domain-containing protein — MPPASHNSPSSQEDSPKRLCLRPTSLLAASFLVVAAIALAYVGGVMSGRAYWRSHASQSVVVEGAQGKGVIVEPIDETAPKQRILAPEELRFARLLRGETLPPGMTDGPQPLAPAVGAQAAAQPGAKAPAGQPAAQPGAQRQQGGAPVNTSATPAGQAAQATQENHPVVLNSLQPVGNMFDYVFQVGAFKDEESVDGLRQRLEGRGLRTRLQRSGKLLVILVLLRGNEARAAEVVHACESLNLGKPILRSKTPVKQ, encoded by the coding sequence ATGCCTCCAGCGTCGCATAATTCGCCGTCAAGCCAGGAAGATTCACCAAAACGCCTGTGCCTGCGGCCCACCTCATTGCTGGCGGCCAGTTTTCTGGTTGTGGCGGCCATTGCGCTTGCCTATGTGGGCGGCGTCATGAGCGGCAGGGCGTACTGGCGTTCTCACGCTTCGCAATCTGTTGTTGTGGAGGGCGCTCAGGGCAAGGGCGTCATTGTTGAGCCAATAGATGAAACTGCGCCCAAACAGCGCATTCTTGCACCTGAAGAGTTGCGGTTTGCCAGATTGCTGCGAGGTGAAACGCTGCCGCCAGGAATGACCGACGGCCCGCAACCCCTTGCACCCGCCGTGGGCGCGCAAGCAGCTGCCCAGCCCGGTGCCAAGGCTCCGGCGGGTCAGCCTGCGGCACAGCCCGGCGCACAACGCCAGCAGGGCGGCGCACCTGTAAATACTTCCGCAACGCCTGCCGGGCAGGCAGCGCAAGCCACTCAGGAAAACCACCCTGTAGTGTTGAACAGCCTGCAGCCTGTGGGGAATATGTTTGACTACGTTTTTCAGGTCGGAGCCTTCAAGGATGAAGAAAGTGTTGACGGCTTACGCCAGCGCCTTGAGGGGCGCGGCCTGAGAACCCGCCTGCAGCGTTCGGGCAAGCTGCTGGTGATCCTGGTTCTTTTGAGGGGCAATGAGGCCAGGGCTGCGGAAGTGGTGCATGCCTGTGAAAGTTTAAATCTGGGCAAGCCCATTTTACGCAGCAAGACTCCGGTGAAACAGTAA
- a CDS encoding catalase, giving the protein MPNDQSKLTNNAGAPVADNNRVLTAGPRGPMLLQDVWFLEKLAHFDRELIPERRMHAKGSGAYGTFTVTHDITRFTKASMFSQVGKKTDLFIRFSTVAGERGAADAERDIRGFAMKFYTDQGNFDLVGNNTPVFFLRDPLKFPDLNHVVKRNPHTNMHSAHDNWDFWTLLPEALHQVTIVMSDRGIPASYRHMHGFGSHTFSFINAKNERYWVKFHFKTQQGIKNLTDAEAQELIGRDRDSHQRDLFEHIEKGDFPKWTLFVQVMPELDAEKLPYHPFDLSKVWYHKDVPMHEVGVLELNRNPENYFAEVEQAAFNPANIVPGIGFSPDKMLQGRLFSYGDAQRYRLGVNHHLIPVNKARCPFHSYHRDGQMRVDGNYGGYTNYEPNSYGAWQEQPDAAEPPLKINGDADHWSYPCDDADYYEQPGKLFRLMTPEQQDALFGNTARQLGDAPKTIKLRHIRNCAKADPAYGAGVARACGIDPSEI; this is encoded by the coding sequence ATGCCGAACGATCAAAGCAAGCTCACTAACAATGCCGGTGCGCCGGTGGCTGACAACAACAGAGTGCTCACAGCCGGGCCACGTGGTCCCATGCTTTTGCAGGATGTGTGGTTTCTCGAAAAACTGGCCCATTTCGACAGGGAACTTATTCCAGAAAGGCGCATGCACGCCAAGGGTTCAGGAGCGTATGGCACCTTTACCGTCACACACGACATCACGCGTTTTACCAAGGCCTCGATGTTTTCTCAGGTAGGTAAAAAAACTGATTTGTTTATCAGGTTTTCCACGGTGGCTGGCGAGCGTGGCGCTGCTGACGCAGAGCGCGACATCCGCGGCTTTGCCATGAAGTTTTACACCGATCAAGGCAACTTTGACCTTGTAGGCAACAACACCCCCGTCTTTTTCCTGCGTGACCCCCTGAAATTTCCCGACCTCAACCATGTGGTGAAGCGCAATCCGCACACCAACATGCACAGCGCTCACGACAACTGGGATTTCTGGACTCTGCTTCCCGAAGCTTTGCATCAGGTCACCATCGTTATGAGCGACCGTGGCATTCCCGCTTCCTACAGGCATATGCACGGTTTTGGCAGCCATACCTTCAGCTTTATCAATGCCAAAAATGAACGCTACTGGGTCAAGTTCCATTTCAAAACCCAGCAGGGCATCAAAAACCTTACTGACGCCGAAGCCCAGGAATTGATCGGGCGCGACCGCGACAGCCATCAGCGCGACCTGTTCGAGCACATTGAAAAAGGCGACTTTCCCAAATGGACCCTTTTTGTACAGGTTATGCCCGAGCTTGATGCCGAAAAACTTCCCTACCATCCTTTTGACCTCAGCAAGGTCTGGTACCACAAAGACGTGCCCATGCATGAAGTGGGTGTGCTGGAACTGAACCGCAATCCTGAAAACTACTTTGCCGAGGTGGAGCAGGCTGCGTTCAACCCTGCCAACATTGTGCCCGGCATCGGTTTTTCGCCGGATAAAATGCTTCAGGGACGTCTGTTCTCCTATGGTGATGCCCAGCGCTACCGCTTGGGCGTGAACCATCATCTTATCCCGGTCAACAAGGCGCGTTGCCCCTTCCACAGCTATCACCGTGACGGCCAGATGCGTGTGGACGGCAACTATGGCGGCTATACCAACTATGAGCCCAACAGTTACGGCGCGTGGCAGGAACAGCCCGACGCCGCCGAACCGCCGCTGAAGATCAACGGCGATGCTGACCACTGGTCCTACCCCTGCGACGACGCTGACTACTATGAACAGCCCGGCAAGCTGTTCCGTCTTATGACGCCCGAGCAGCAGGACGCCCTGTTCGGCAATACCGCCCGTCAGCTGGGCGATGCGCCCAAGACCATAAAACTGCGCCACATCCGTAACTGCGCCAAGGCTGATCCGGCTTATGGCGCGGGCGTGGCTCGCGCTTGCGGCATAGATCCTTCCGAAATATAA
- a CDS encoding efflux RND transporter periplasmic adaptor subunit: MHISRKVAGIAAVAGVVLATFFLWRWLDNRHAGSLTLYGNVDIRQVDLAFRVAGRINAVLVDEGDSVAEGQALAQLDADLLTQQRDEAAARLEGEKASLARLERGYRVEEVAQAKAAVSAATALSENAAINLRRVTAMRTSNAISQKELDNARAQSRETAARLRSAQDQLNMLLSGYREEEVQAQRAAVAAAEAALNRAEIQLRDSVLTAPQKGVVLTRAREAGAIVQTGQTVYTLTLTDPVWLRAYVDEPDLGRIKPGMAVRVLVDAAPDKSFPGKVGFISPTAEFTPKTVETREVRTALVYRLRVQAEDPENLMRQGMPVTIIVEEAARP; the protein is encoded by the coding sequence ATGCATATTTCTCGTAAGGTTGCGGGCATAGCTGCTGTGGCAGGCGTAGTGCTGGCAACCTTTTTTTTATGGCGCTGGCTGGACAACAGGCATGCCGGAAGTCTCACGCTCTATGGCAATGTGGATATCCGTCAGGTTGACCTGGCCTTTCGTGTGGCAGGACGCATTAATGCTGTTCTTGTGGACGAGGGCGACAGTGTGGCCGAGGGGCAGGCGCTGGCGCAGCTGGACGCCGATTTGCTGACCCAGCAGCGTGATGAGGCCGCCGCCCGCCTTGAGGGAGAAAAAGCCTCTCTGGCGCGGCTTGAGCGTGGTTACCGCGTTGAAGAAGTCGCTCAGGCCAAGGCGGCGGTAAGCGCAGCAACGGCATTGTCTGAAAACGCCGCCATCAATCTGCGCCGTGTTACAGCCATGCGCACATCCAACGCCATTTCCCAGAAAGAACTGGACAACGCCCGCGCGCAGTCTCGCGAAACTGCGGCCAGGCTCCGTTCCGCTCAGGATCAGCTGAACATGCTGCTTTCCGGCTACAGAGAAGAGGAAGTGCAGGCCCAGCGCGCTGCCGTGGCTGCTGCCGAAGCCGCCCTGAACCGGGCAGAAATCCAGTTGCGCGACAGTGTACTGACGGCCCCGCAAAAAGGCGTTGTGCTCACCCGCGCCCGCGAGGCAGGAGCCATCGTGCAGACAGGGCAGACTGTCTATACGCTCACGCTTACAGATCCGGTCTGGCTGCGGGCCTATGTTGATGAACCTGATCTTGGGCGCATCAAGCCCGGCATGGCGGTGCGCGTGCTGGTGGATGCGGCTCCTGACAAAAGCTTTCCCGGTAAGGTGGGGTTCATTTCACCCACAGCGGAGTTTACGCCCAAAACTGTGGAAACCCGTGAGGTGCGCACTGCGCTGGTCTATCGGCTGCGTGTACAGGCCGAAGACCCGGAAAATCTCATGCGTCAGGGCATGCCCGTTACCATTATTGTTGAAGAGGCAGCCCGGCCATGA
- a CDS encoding ATP-binding cassette domain-containing protein — protein MSAMTTAHTPCIEGDSAVQLRDLGMVFGKGNHAVTALNSISAVVPAGCITGLVGPDAAGKTTLMRILAGLMLPTHGEAVVFGRPPQKLVSESANSIGYMPQRFGLYEDISVMGNLLLHASLRGLEGQARQNIFDRLLQFTSLAPFTDRLAGRLSGGMKQKLGIACALLGSPRLLLLDEPGVGVDPQSRRELWRMVQDLSRDGMTVIWATAYLDEAERCAQVIVLDEGSVLYAGDPEDFTKRAQGRVFLLKTPAGAHRQELAAWSMCPGIEDALVQGSRIRLVLAEGASPELRREVLDKGGEAVPPRLEDAYMSAVGGIDQNPSPYGKLHVGDGAGQLQGGPDSNYPSQPSIEAKGLTKTFGDFTAARDITFDVRPGEIFGLLGPNGAGKSTTFRMLCGLSRPTSGQCAVDGMDLLTAGSEARAHLGYMAQKFSLYPDIPVLENIKIFAELYGLSRKRRDALLPVLANALNLQSFLRSRTADLPLGQKQRLALLCATLHEPPVLFLDEPTSGVDARTRRDFWKHISAMTTAGAAVLVTTHFMEEAEYCDRIALIYRGAMIRMGTPDELKASCKTVEDPTLEEAFIASIEEYDRQHPQ, from the coding sequence ATGAGCGCAATGACGACGGCTCACACCCCGTGTATTGAGGGTGATTCAGCCGTACAGTTGCGTGATCTGGGCATGGTTTTCGGCAAGGGAAATCATGCAGTAACTGCCTTGAACAGCATTTCCGCCGTGGTGCCCGCCGGATGTATAACAGGTCTTGTGGGGCCGGATGCAGCGGGTAAAACCACGCTTATGCGCATTTTGGCGGGGTTGATGCTTCCAACGCACGGCGAAGCGGTGGTTTTTGGCAGGCCGCCACAAAAACTTGTGAGCGAGAGCGCCAACAGCATAGGCTACATGCCACAGCGTTTTGGCCTGTATGAAGACATCAGCGTTATGGGCAACCTGCTTTTGCACGCCAGCCTGCGCGGTCTGGAAGGGCAGGCACGCCAGAACATATTTGACCGCCTGTTGCAGTTTACTTCTCTTGCGCCGTTTACTGACAGACTGGCCGGGCGTCTTTCCGGCGGCATGAAGCAAAAGCTCGGTATTGCCTGTGCTCTTTTGGGGTCGCCGCGCCTGCTGCTTCTGGACGAGCCGGGGGTGGGGGTAGACCCGCAATCACGCCGCGAATTGTGGCGCATGGTGCAGGATCTCAGCCGTGATGGTATGACTGTCATTTGGGCCACTGCCTATCTGGATGAGGCCGAGCGCTGCGCACAGGTTATTGTGCTGGACGAGGGCAGCGTTCTTTACGCCGGAGATCCGGAGGATTTCACCAAGCGTGCACAGGGGCGGGTTTTTCTGCTTAAAACTCCTGCCGGAGCCCACAGACAGGAACTGGCCGCCTGGAGCATGTGCCCGGGTATTGAGGATGCGCTTGTGCAGGGCAGCCGCATCCGTTTGGTGCTGGCGGAAGGCGCTTCCCCGGAACTTCGGCGCGAGGTTCTGGACAAAGGCGGCGAGGCAGTGCCCCCACGGCTGGAAGACGCTTATATGAGCGCTGTGGGCGGCATTGATCAAAATCCTTCGCCCTACGGAAAATTGCATGTGGGAGATGGAGCAGGTCAGTTACAAGGCGGGCCTGATTCAAATTACCCGTCCCAGCCAAGTATTGAGGCCAAGGGGCTCACCAAGACCTTTGGCGATTTTACCGCCGCCCGCGACATCACTTTTGACGTGCGGCCCGGCGAAATTTTCGGCCTGCTTGGCCCCAACGGTGCAGGTAAGTCCACCACGTTTCGCATGCTCTGCGGTCTTTCGCGTCCAACTTCCGGCCAATGCGCTGTTGACGGCATGGACCTGCTCACGGCGGGCAGCGAGGCCCGCGCCCACCTGGGGTATATGGCGCAAAAATTTTCTCTGTACCCGGATATTCCGGTGCTGGAAAACATAAAAATATTTGCAGAACTTTACGGACTCAGCCGCAAGCGCCGCGATGCCCTGCTGCCTGTGCTGGCGAACGCCCTGAATTTGCAGAGTTTTTTGCGCAGCCGCACCGCTGATCTGCCACTGGGGCAGAAGCAGCGCCTGGCCCTGCTGTGCGCCACCCTGCACGAGCCGCCCGTACTTTTTCTGGACGAACCCACCTCCGGCGTCGATGCCCGCACCCGCCGCGACTTCTGGAAGCATATTTCGGCAATGACCACTGCCGGGGCCGCTGTTCTGGTCACCACGCATTTTATGGAAGAAGCGGAATACTGCGACCGCATTGCCCTTATTTACCGGGGGGCCATGATCCGCATGGGCACGCCCGACGAGCTCAAGGCTTCCTGCAAAACAGTGGAAGACCCCACGCTGGAAGAAGCCTTTATCGCCAGCATTGAAGAGTACGACAGGCAGCACCCTCAATAG